The nucleotide window CAGACGATTCGTGTCCTTGTTAAAAGAGATCAGCCCGACCCCAACCAGTACTGCCCCGAAGAGTGGCAATACCGGAATCAGCCAAGCATATTGATATAGCTGTTCCATCACTCCAAAACCAGAATTTATTTTGCTTGCTTGTATTTCCTACGGTTCTATCTTGACCGAATTCCTGCGGGGTGAGCCATGTTCCGTTGTAAAGCCTTTAGAATTTGCCCACCACGAAAGATTGGGAGACTACGCGACCCGCATTCGGCTCAAGTTCGATCGTGCCCAACCTTCGTCGTTCAGTTTGTATCGCTGAACAAACAATTACATCAAGCACCATCCACCGACATCAGCTTAACGCGCTCTGTCAGTTTCGGTGCCGCTCTGCCAACGGGTCTTTAGGATTTTTTCAGTCCAATTGCCGAGGCCAACCCATCAGTTCGTGGGGACATGGCGCAATCATTCTCGGTTGACTGAGTTACTGGGGGCCACAACAACTGAACGACTGACACTGGCTGAGCCAACGCCCGTCAATTCCCTGCAAACGCAAACAACAGAGGAATTCTAAGGGGATTTCGCGCAGCGATCCCCAAGGAACATGCGCGATCGACCAAACCACGTAACCCCCAAATCAATCTACGCAATTTCCGTATTACTTTTCTTGCAATTGTATAAAATATTTCTCTCCGTGCTAACCTAACACGCAATTCTGACGCATTTGCCGCGTTAGTTTTTTTGTCAGGTGTGTCTTTTTATGTCCAGTCCCCAGCGTAATCCCCGTGTCCGACGGGGCCGGAAAGCCACGGCCCAAAAGATATCGTTTCAACCATTCCGACGGCTTGCAGTGCTGAAAATTGCATTGCTCTGCCTCCTTGCGCCATTCCAAATTAGCGGTGCTAAACCACCCACCGAACCATCCCCAAAACTCTCTTCGCAGATTCAGCAAATCGACGATGAACAGGAAAAAGAACGCGCCTTAGAGTTCCTCAATCAGGTGTTAGCCCCTGCTGTCGAGGGCCTAATTGTCGTAATTGACAACCCCAAAGCCTCCGTTAGTCAACGCATCGATGCGATCGAAATTCTCCGCACGATGGGCGCTGATGCCGAAATGGCAGTGCCATCCCTAACGCAAATCCTCAAAATCCGGGATCCAAATCTCCGTTTAGCCGCGGTCAAAGCCCTCGCAGCAATTGGACCCAAATCAAAATCGGCGGTACCAGAACTCACAAATTTGCTGAAGGATAGCAACGAAAACGTCCGAATTGTCACAACCAGTTTGCTGGGACAGCTGGGCCTCGATGCCAAACGAGCGATTCCCAACCTCACCGCCATCCTCGATGATCCCAGCCCCACAGTGCGCAAAAATGCGATTAAGGCACTAACCGCCATGGGCAATGAGGCGAAGGCCGCCGTACCAGAATTACTCAACGCACTACGCGATCAAAATCCTGAAATTCGGCGGGAAGCAACGATCGCCCTCGGACGCATGGGCAGTGATGCCAAACCAGCGGTGAATGCCCTCGCTGAAACCCTGAATGATCCAGATAAAAATATTCGCATTAGTGCCGCCACTGCATTGGGTCGAATTGGCGCAGATGCCAAAGTCGCTGTACCAGAATTAGTCCGCCTGCTCAAAAACAAAGACCCACAATTACGCTCCTTTGCGGCATTTGCCCTCGGCAAAATTGGCACAGACGCCAAAGCCAGCATTCCAGACCTGACGAAGGCTCTCGATGATCAAAATAAAGATGTTCGGCTGAATGCTGCCGGTGCATTGGGCCGCATCGGGGTCGAGGCTCGATCGGCCTTACCGCAATTAGTGAAAAATCTACAAGACATCAAAGGGGATGTACGCCTCAATACAGGCGCCGCGATCAGTCGTATTGCCGGGGCCTTACAGGATCAAGCCGGAGGTCTGCGCAGCCAAGACTTACTCAAAGTCATTGGTCAGCTCGAACAAGCAGCGCCAATTCTGGAAGATCCAGAACAGGGGTTTAACGAAGACATTCGCGATGCCGTCCGACGCTCCATCAGCGCCCTCAAAACGGAGAAAGATGCCCGCCCTTTTGATCGGGTGACGGAGTGGTCAAAACGGAACTGGATCCTGACAGCACTTCTGCTCTACGGTACAGTGACCCCCGTCGTTTGGTTAATCATCTTGGGCTGGAAACCACTGTGGATTCTCAAGATGAATGACACACTGCAGCCCTACACCGATTTTGAGATGCCACTGCCCACCGGGAATTCCCTCAAAATCCCTCTACGGTTTGTGCTGTTTTTGGGCTGGTTTCACTACCACCCACGGGTGCTCGACGCTTGGGTAGAAAAACAAGTGGGCGTCGCACGGTACGCCTTTGCCCAAAAATCAACGGTACGGGAGCGTAAAGTACATATCCCCATTCCCGTGGTGCTCCAGGGCAAAACCATCGCCGAACTGGCGAGCCGGAATCTCCACACCACCTTTGGCGACGGACGACAATGTCTCTTGGTCTGGGGCGAAGGCGGCAGTGGCAAAACCAGCATTGCTTGCTATCTGGGGAAATGGGCCATGGCCAATCGCAAAAATCAACGGCTCGCCAAACACCGGATGTTACCTGTATTAATCGAGCAAGAACTCGACTTTCGGGTGCCGGCTAACAAAGATCCGTTTCGCGAGGCAATCCGGGGACAGTTACAGGCACTGATCGACTCGGCTCATCCCATTTCCGATGATTTTCTCGATCGATTGCTCCGACTGCGCCGCGTGTTAGTCATCGTTGATCACCTGTCCGAAATGAGTCCCGAAAGCCGGGCAGCAATTCGCCCCGGCCACCCCGACTTCCCGGCCAACGCCTTGATTGTCACTTCCCGGGCCGAGGAATCCCTCGATCGCGTCCCCAAAACGGTGATTAAACCGCTGCGCATTGAGGGCAATCGCCTGTCTTCTTTCTTGGAAGCCTACCTCATGAAATGCCAAAAGCGAGAGCTCTTCACTGACGCCGAATACTTTGATGCCTGCAGCCAGCTTTCCAAAATGGTGGGCCAACGCAACGTCACAGTATTACTGGCCAAACTGTACGCCGAACAAATGATTGCCATGAAATCGGGGATTAACGATGGCTTTTTGCCGGACAACATTCCCGACTTGATGCTGAGTTACCTGAACGAACTAAACCGAGACAACAACAACCATGAGCCTGAAAATCGTCGCGTCCACCAACTCAGCAAAATCGTCGCCTGGGAGTGCCTCAAGCAAACTTATCGCCCTGCCCCAGCGAAGCGTCAAACCATCCTCATTGCCCTGCAACGGGAATTACGAGTTGATGAAACTCAGGCGATCGACTGGCTCAACCACCTGGAAAACAGCCTCCGCATCGTCCATACGGTGGGGCCAGCTCAAGACCAAATGTGCTTCGCCCTCGATCCCCTCGCAGAATGTCTGGCAGCACTGTATTGGGTGGAACATTATGGCTCTGATGTAGGGGCTTGGAGCCAGTGGTTTATGCAAGCTGATACCATGCCCGGCAATCCCGATAGCATTCAGGGTTTGCTCCTGGCGATGCGTGACTGCTGCCTCCACCGGAGTGCCGAAATGGATATTCCCGAATTTGTCTTGGACGAACTCGGTCGGCGGGTGGGCCTCAGCACCGAACTCCTACGCAAATCCCAAGTCGAACAACGCATGGTGCGGCTACATCCACGCATCCTCGACGGCGACGTCCCTGTCAGAGTGCGGGCAATCCGCGAATTGGGCGACCTTGGCAATGCCGCAAAGCCCCTATTACCGGTTTTAGTCCGAGCCTTAGAAGACGAGAATTGGCGTATCCGCTATGAGGTGGCCAAAGCGATCGGGGCCATGGGTATCGAAGCCCGGACAGCGATTCCAGCACTGACCGAACGTTTAGTTGATCCAGATCGGCGCGTAGCCTGTGAGGCCATTTCCAGTCTCGGCAAAATTGGGACAGCCTCCATGCCTTGCCTGATCGATGCGCTGGAATCACAAATTAGCTATGTCCGCAGCACCGCCGCTTGGGTATTAGCCAGCTTCGAATCGAGTGCGCGGGCGGCCGTGCCATCCCTCATGAATGCACTCAGCGATCCAGACTGGCAAGTCCAGTGGGTTGCGGCTTACACCCTTGGCTGCATTGGAGCTGACGCAAAACCCGCCGTGTTTCGGCTAATCGATGCTTGCAAAGGGGATTATGTCCTCGTCGCCAAAGAAGCCAGCCGCGCTCTATGGCGGATTAATGGCGAGGAAGCCGATGCGATCGTGTCTGCGCTTGGCGATCGCCAACGACAATCGATGCTGGCCCATTAGCGACTGGGAAAACACACCTTAATTAGGGCTTTTTTTATCAAAAGATCGAAACTTCACGCTAGATATAGGGTTAAAAAACAATTGGATTTAGCAATTTTTCGAGGTCGGGATGTGTGATAGCAATATCTCAATATTGTCATGGAATGATGAGGTGATTGGCCATCCGATGAATCATCACCTTGCTAGAACCACTGAAGCGTAAGGGTTCGGTTCAGCAATTTAAAATCCAACGGATAAATCACTCAGTTTCTTAGCCTTAAAAGCTGTCCCCAATTGGCCATTTTTACTAATCCTTTTGATGAAATTAAACCCATTTCAAACGATCGAATTAGCACCTATCTTCGACTCATTATTTATGACCGAAAAAACTCTTTTAAATAACAAACAAATATGGCGACCAAATCAGCAGTTCGCCCATGCCGCACAACAAAACTGAAGGCAATCTCCACAAGCCTTTCACCGTTTATCACAGCAGGGTTTTCCTAACTGCTATTGCGTCCCCCAAATCACCCACAAAATCTGCTAAAATATTAGCGGATCAAACTGATTTTTTTCAGCTATGATCAAGCGTCCCGCGCTAGTACCAAAAGGGCGGGAACAAATCTTTTGCTGAATCTGTTGCTTGTGGAGTATTTCAAGGTATGACCTATTCGCAGGAGCCGCCCAACGAAGAGCGGATTATCCCGACCGATTTGCGTAATGAAATGCAGCGGTCGTATTTGGAATACGCCATGAGCGTAATCGTGGGGCGCGCGCTACCAGACGCCCGCGATGGACTGAAACCGGTACACCGGCGTATCCTCTACGCAATGCATGAATTGGGGCTGACCCATGATCGCCCCTTTAGGAAGTGCGCCCGTGTGGTCGGTGAAG belongs to Romeriopsis navalis LEGE 11480 and includes:
- a CDS encoding HEAT repeat domain-containing protein, translating into MSSPQRNPRVRRGRKATAQKISFQPFRRLAVLKIALLCLLAPFQISGAKPPTEPSPKLSSQIQQIDDEQEKERALEFLNQVLAPAVEGLIVVIDNPKASVSQRIDAIEILRTMGADAEMAVPSLTQILKIRDPNLRLAAVKALAAIGPKSKSAVPELTNLLKDSNENVRIVTTSLLGQLGLDAKRAIPNLTAILDDPSPTVRKNAIKALTAMGNEAKAAVPELLNALRDQNPEIRREATIALGRMGSDAKPAVNALAETLNDPDKNIRISAATALGRIGADAKVAVPELVRLLKNKDPQLRSFAAFALGKIGTDAKASIPDLTKALDDQNKDVRLNAAGALGRIGVEARSALPQLVKNLQDIKGDVRLNTGAAISRIAGALQDQAGGLRSQDLLKVIGQLEQAAPILEDPEQGFNEDIRDAVRRSISALKTEKDARPFDRVTEWSKRNWILTALLLYGTVTPVVWLIILGWKPLWILKMNDTLQPYTDFEMPLPTGNSLKIPLRFVLFLGWFHYHPRVLDAWVEKQVGVARYAFAQKSTVRERKVHIPIPVVLQGKTIAELASRNLHTTFGDGRQCLLVWGEGGSGKTSIACYLGKWAMANRKNQRLAKHRMLPVLIEQELDFRVPANKDPFREAIRGQLQALIDSAHPISDDFLDRLLRLRRVLVIVDHLSEMSPESRAAIRPGHPDFPANALIVTSRAEESLDRVPKTVIKPLRIEGNRLSSFLEAYLMKCQKRELFTDAEYFDACSQLSKMVGQRNVTVLLAKLYAEQMIAMKSGINDGFLPDNIPDLMLSYLNELNRDNNNHEPENRRVHQLSKIVAWECLKQTYRPAPAKRQTILIALQRELRVDETQAIDWLNHLENSLRIVHTVGPAQDQMCFALDPLAECLAALYWVEHYGSDVGAWSQWFMQADTMPGNPDSIQGLLLAMRDCCLHRSAEMDIPEFVLDELGRRVGLSTELLRKSQVEQRMVRLHPRILDGDVPVRVRAIRELGDLGNAAKPLLPVLVRALEDENWRIRYEVAKAIGAMGIEARTAIPALTERLVDPDRRVACEAISSLGKIGTASMPCLIDALESQISYVRSTAAWVLASFESSARAAVPSLMNALSDPDWQVQWVAAYTLGCIGADAKPAVFRLIDACKGDYVLVAKEASRALWRINGEEADAIVSALGDRQRQSMLAH